ACCACACCAAAAAGAACATCTAAGCCTCACCCTCTCTCCATCACTATTTTAAACATCAACCTCCCTTCCCTTCTTCATCTGATCGCTTCCAACACAGAACAACAAAACACCTCCAAGAaacagagaagaaaaagaaaaaataaaactaCAAGAATGGCCACCGTCACCTCTGCAGCTGTTGTTATCCTATCTTTCACTGGTCTTAAGGCAGCAAGATCCACTACAGCCAAAGCCAGTGACAAGGTTACAGCTTCTACAGTCCCAAAACTCGCTATCAAGGCTTCAATGAAGGACGTGGGTGTTGCAGTTGCGGCCACTGCAGCAAGTGCAATTCTCGCCAGCAATGCCATGGCCATTGAGGTATTGCTTGGAGATAGTGATGGATCACTGGTTTTTGTTCCCAGCAACTTCTCTGTGGCTGCAGGAGAAAAGATTGTGTTCAAGAACAACCGTGCCTTCCCACACAACGTTGTGTTCGACGAGAACGAAATTCCAGTTGGGGTTGATGCGTCCAAAATCTCCATGTCTGAAGAAGATGTCCTGAATGCTGAAGGAGAGACTTATGATGTGACCTTGTCTGAGAAAGGCACCTACAGTTTCTACTGTTCCCCTCACCAGCGAGCTGGCATGGTGGGAAAGTGACCGTTATGCAGTGACCACCTAGAAAATCTATTTTGaggatttaattaaaaaatatagttcgtaaaaataatataaatttataaaaaaaattttaaaaataaaatttacttgttaaaaattaaatgaaagttaattaaaaaaataataaatatttaacattaaaaattattatatttataatgtattaatgacttaaaattaaaaaatttatctaatttatctcaaatttattattattatttttataataatcaagaaaaataattttaattaaaattataaattaaataaaataaataatgtccttaatttataaaagaatttttttttaatttgagtataagaaaattatagtaagagaaaattttaataatagcAATAAGATTATGAGAAGAAAgtcactaaaattttaaattgatgaaaaaaaagataaaataaatgtATTAGAATTTCATTTGATAATTTatccaataatttaaatttcaaagaaaagaaattagTGATTACGGTAAAATAAAATTGATGGTAAAAAATAAGTCAAgaaataatgatatttaaaatttttttttaaaaaatctgcATTTCACTAttaatattattcaattaaaatttagagttttattttttataaaataagtaATActcctaaaaaattttaaaatattgagACAACAATTGATTTTTGAGAAACTACTACTATATTATATCTCTAAAAcattttaaaatacttattaaaattttatgaggTCTAGTATCCATAAAATTTATatagtaataattaaaaaaaatacaaatattttaaaaaattactattatacctttaaaaaattttgaaaactcGGGGGCACTGGCCCTTGGCCCGAGTGTAGCTCCGCCCCTGCAGTTAACTGAACTCCATCTAGGTTATATCATCTCATATTCCGCTTCTTGTTTTTAAGTGAGGTAGGagaattcataaatttttatgaGGAAGTGTGTGGTGTTAACCCAACTAGTATAATGCTGGTGTTATAATTTGATTAATCCTAGACTCAAAATATGTACAGTAAAATCTACACCTAAAATGATTATATCTATATATTTGTACTTTGAATTCATGATAAACTATGAACaattctaaataaatttttccaGTGACAGAGTATCTAATATGAGCATCGTTTTGTATGCAATGCTTATTCTGTGCCCTCCAGATTTTCTATTCTTATACCAACATAACTATAGTATGAAATCAAGTAGGAAATATAAACATGGAAAACTCTGGTCAAATTCGAATTCTCCCTCGTAGGGGCACCGGAAACACAACTCTAAATGAGGGGAAATCCTATTTCTGAAGCTATGCTTTGCCTAAATTAGAGGCTGAATTCATCGATTATCAATTTTTCTATTCCAGTCATTCTCTACAAACATAATGATACAATGGCATTGTGCTCCACACACCAGCTT
This is a stretch of genomic DNA from Hevea brasiliensis isolate MT/VB/25A 57/8 chromosome 12, ASM3005281v1, whole genome shotgun sequence. It encodes these proteins:
- the LOC110632167 gene encoding plastocyanin-like; protein product: MATVTSAAVVILSFTGLKAARSTTAKASDKVTASTVPKLAIKASMKDVGVAVAATAASAILASNAMAIEVLLGDSDGSLVFVPSNFSVAAGEKIVFKNNRAFPHNVVFDENEIPVGVDASKISMSEEDVLNAEGETYDVTLSEKGTYSFYCSPHQRAGMVGK